The Nonlabens sp. Hel1_33_55 genome contains the following window.
ATTAGGGCAGGGTCTCCTTGAATAAGATGGGCTATATTCCCATTTCCCTTACCTGCATTTACACCTGTTTGTATTGCACCTTCTCTCAAATAAAATGCAGATCCATCACTGGCTCCTGGAGCACTGGGTGCATCTCTCAAGACCAGACCTTTAGTTATAAAAATATCAGTCCCTTTGGAATAGATAAATGCATCATTGTTAACCTGAACCTGAGCTATCGAACTACCAGCAACAAAAAGAGTTGCGATAAATAATGTAAAGTTTTTCATATTGTATAACTTTTACCAAGACAAAAATATACTCTTTAAAATAGTAATTTCGCTATTTTGAAATCTAAATATTCTTGGCATACTAACTATCGGCAAAATACATAAATATTCGATGAACGATAACAAAAAACAGCTATTTAACGGTATTTTAATCATAATCGGCGTCATCTTACTTGCTTATTCCCTTACAGTTACAGGCGTTAGCGTCTATTTGCAGATCGTCGGATTATTTATATTGATGATAGGTGCTTACCGCGCTAGTAAACATTGGGCAAAACATAAAAACGACCACCTTGATGAGTAGTAAGTTTACAAAAGGAGATAAAGTACTGGTCCTGGACGACGATATGAGTGGTGTGGTCGCTTTCGCGAAAGCGGAACAAATAACAATCACGACAGAAGATGACATCGACCTGATCTTTCATGAAAATGAATTAATTCTGGATCAGCGATTCAAGGTGAGTCATGTGGAAAAAACTGAGCCATCTGCTAAAAAGCCGAAACGACGCATTCAATCACGCAAAAAGGCAGCGTTCATTCCTGCTATGGAAGTGGATCTTCACATCCATCATTTGACCGATAGTGAGCGCGGTATGGATAATTATGATATGATCAACCTACAAATCGACACGGCACGCAATAAAATTGAATGGGCACATCGCAATAATATTCCCAAACTGGTATTTATTCATGGAGTAGGCGCTGGAGTTCTTAAGCAGGAGCTGGATTATTTATTTGCGCGCTATGACTACCTCAAACACTATGATGCCGATTTCCAGAAATATGGAAAAGGAGCTACAGAGGTATATCTGTTTCAGAACCCAAAAAATTAGAATCTACTGTGGCTCCGCAAAAACAGGTGTCAAAGTAACCTGGTAAGCAGGCCGTACGTACGTTCCGAAATTTTCAATCTGTTCGAAATTCTCAAACACAACCGTTTCTTCACCTCTTACTAATGTAAGTACCGGGATAGAGATCTCAATAACAGCTATGCGTCTATAACTGTGCTCTATAAAATTATCAATGGCAGGTGAAACAGCATTTGACACCAAATCGTTACGATAATCTGGTAAGGGATTAATAGTTTCATTAGCAATGTCGTTTGTAGGATCTAGATCGCTATCAGCATCTTCCTGTATCGTCAATATCCCATCATTATCATCATCATTATCTAAATAATCAGGAATGCCATCCTCATCACTATCTCTAGAAAGTGGAGAGATTGTACCATCATCATCGATAGTAACACCTTCCTCACTTGTTGGAACGTTATCACCATCATCATCTGCATCTATTTTGTCTGGTAGGCCATCGCCATCAGTGTCTTGACCAGACGGTTCAAGATAATTAGGAATGCCATCGTCATCACTGTCAAGACCTTCTTCCTCTTCATTATTGAGTGCGGCAGTAGAGGTTAGTACTTGATTCGATACAGTTAAGTTTACTTGCCCTGAACTAGAAATTAGCGCATCGATGACATTAGGACTAGTTGGTGGCAGCAGACTGCAGAAATAATCATCTCCTGTCGCTCCATCATATTTTCTATATTCTACACTGTTGTTGGAACCTATAGTAAAACTTGGGTTGGATCCATCTGTATCAAAGAAATTTGTGGTAGATGTTAATTCAATGCTTAAGCTTTCAAAGGTTGAATCATCAGACTTGTAGAATAAATAAGTTCCTGATTCAGAGGTATCATCAGGTAAACATGCTTCAACATCAATATCTTGAAAAGAAAGATCTTCCACAATAATGTCACCGTCATCACAAGCAAAGAGCGTTATACAAAAAAAGAGGCCAAATATTTTCTTCATATTTCAAAGGTAGCATATCATTATAATATGATCATGCGGTTTATTGTTTCCTAAAATTTTATTTTTG
Protein-coding sequences here:
- a CDS encoding Smr/MutS family protein; protein product: MSSKFTKGDKVLVLDDDMSGVVAFAKAEQITITTEDDIDLIFHENELILDQRFKVSHVEKTEPSAKKPKRRIQSRKKAAFIPAMEVDLHIHHLTDSERGMDNYDMINLQIDTARNKIEWAHRNNIPKLVFIHGVGAGVLKQELDYLFARYDYLKHYDADFQKYGKGATEVYLFQNPKN